The Halosimplex litoreum genome has a window encoding:
- a CDS encoding acyl-CoA dehydrogenase family protein, protein MLDYVGLEADLNEEERLVRDTAREFVDDRVRPDIDDHFEAGTFPEELIAEMGDLGFYAPNLDHEATANLGERAYGLVMQELEAGDSGVRSMASVQGALVMYPIHAFGSAAQRERWLPALADGSAVGCFGLTEPDHGSNPSAMETRAERSDDGDGYVLNGSKTWITNAPIADVALVWARDRSAADDPVRGFLVDTDREGITTNHIDGKLSMRASVTGEIGLNDCYVPESAVLPDVSGMKGPLSCLTQARYGIAWGAVGAARDCFEAAREYATDREQFGGPIARFQLQQEKLAEMATEITTAQLLAYRLADLKERGDLRPQQVSMAKRNNVAMWRDAARTAREMLGGNGITTDYSPMRHLANVETVYTYEGTHDIHTLIVGEDLTGIAAFE, encoded by the coding sequence ATGCTCGACTACGTGGGCCTGGAGGCCGATCTGAACGAGGAGGAGCGGCTCGTCCGCGACACGGCCCGGGAGTTCGTCGACGATCGGGTCCGCCCCGACATCGATGACCACTTCGAGGCCGGCACGTTCCCCGAGGAGCTGATCGCGGAGATGGGCGATCTGGGCTTCTACGCGCCGAACCTCGACCACGAGGCGACGGCGAACCTCGGCGAACGAGCCTACGGGCTCGTGATGCAGGAACTCGAAGCGGGCGACTCGGGCGTGCGCTCGATGGCCTCCGTTCAGGGGGCGCTGGTGATGTACCCGATCCACGCCTTCGGCTCGGCGGCCCAGCGCGAGCGGTGGCTGCCAGCCCTCGCCGACGGCTCCGCGGTGGGGTGTTTCGGCCTCACGGAACCCGACCACGGCTCGAACCCCAGCGCGATGGAGACCCGCGCCGAACGAAGCGACGACGGCGACGGGTACGTCCTCAACGGCTCGAAGACGTGGATCACGAACGCCCCCATCGCCGACGTCGCGCTCGTGTGGGCCAGGGACCGCTCGGCGGCCGACGATCCGGTCCGCGGCTTTCTCGTCGACACGGACCGAGAGGGGATTACCACGAACCACATCGACGGCAAGCTCTCGATGCGCGCCTCGGTGACGGGGGAGATCGGCCTGAACGACTGCTACGTCCCCGAGTCGGCGGTCTTGCCCGACGTGTCGGGGATGAAAGGCCCCCTCTCGTGTCTCACGCAGGCCCGCTACGGCATCGCGTGGGGCGCCGTCGGCGCGGCGCGGGACTGCTTCGAGGCCGCCCGCGAGTACGCGACCGACCGCGAACAGTTCGGTGGCCCGATCGCACGATTCCAGCTCCAGCAGGAGAAACTCGCGGAGATGGCCACGGAGATCACGACCGCCCAGTTGCTGGCCTATCGGCTCGCGGATCTGAAAGAACGAGGCGACCTGCGACCCCAGCAGGTGTCGATGGCCAAACGCAACAACGTCGCGATGTGGCGCGACGCGGCCCGCACCGCCAGGGAGATGCTGGGCGGCAACGGCATCACGACCGACTACTCGCCGATGCGCCACCTCGCCAACGTCGAGACGGTGTATACCTACGAAGGCACCCACGATATTCACACGCTGATCGTGGGCGAGGACCTGACCGGCATCGCTGCCTTCGAGTGA
- a CDS encoding type 1 glutamine amidotransferase, whose product MTRPRIALLNAAHEAEGNRRNFRRELDADLTEFHLPTGQYPETFEFDGAVVTGSRASVYWDEEWIAPTKEWVDEAIDRGLPFLGVCYGHQLLADVLGGTVEPMGEYEIGYRTVEHTGDSVLFEGIDDDFTVFTTHSDYVAELPPGAERLAGNDYGVHGFREGRVFGVQFHPEYDMDTAAEVTVGKEGQLSEDRIQSVLDGITPENFDAACEAKQVFDNFIAFVREVDATDTVPADDAVASDD is encoded by the coding sequence ATGACACGGCCGCGCATCGCCCTGTTGAACGCAGCCCACGAGGCCGAGGGCAACCGGCGCAACTTCCGCCGGGAACTCGACGCCGACCTGACGGAGTTTCACCTCCCGACGGGACAGTACCCGGAGACCTTCGAGTTCGACGGCGCGGTGGTCACCGGCTCCCGCGCCTCGGTCTACTGGGACGAGGAGTGGATCGCGCCGACCAAGGAGTGGGTCGACGAGGCGATCGACCGCGGGCTGCCGTTCCTGGGCGTGTGTTACGGCCACCAGCTGCTCGCGGACGTGCTCGGCGGGACCGTCGAGCCGATGGGGGAGTACGAGATCGGCTACCGGACCGTCGAACACACCGGCGACTCGGTGCTGTTCGAGGGGATCGACGACGACTTCACCGTCTTCACCACCCACTCGGACTACGTGGCCGAACTCCCGCCGGGCGCCGAACGGCTGGCCGGCAACGACTACGGCGTCCACGGCTTCCGCGAGGGTCGGGTGTTCGGCGTCCAGTTCCACCCCGAGTACGACATGGACACCGCCGCCGAGGTGACCGTCGGCAAGGAGGGCCAGCTCTCCGAGGACCGCATCCAGTCGGTCCTCGACGGGATCACGCCCGAGAACTTCGACGCCGCCTGCGAGGCCAAACAGGTGTTCGACAACTTCATCGCGTTCGTCCGCGAGGTCGACGCGACCGACACCGTGCCCGCCGACGACGCCGTCGCCTCCGACGACTGA
- a CDS encoding DUF2085 domain-containing protein, whose product MGRELHAGLARTRRYLLSHHEPDEYYRCHRLALGGRTVHLCARCSGVYPGIPAGVALVLTDTAPAAWPWLVACGPAPALADWAVTTFSPRRGSNAVRTASGALLGLGYGVAVPWFLTARPLWLLAVAAGYGGVAAALLVRSRTESGGEETDRDGENAGENRSQGT is encoded by the coding sequence ATCGGCCGCGAACTCCACGCCGGGCTCGCCCGGACCCGGCGGTATCTCCTCAGTCACCACGAACCCGACGAGTACTATCGCTGTCACCGCCTCGCTCTCGGCGGTCGGACGGTCCACCTCTGTGCCCGCTGTAGCGGCGTCTACCCCGGGATCCCCGCGGGCGTCGCGCTCGTCCTGACCGACACCGCGCCGGCCGCGTGGCCGTGGCTGGTCGCCTGCGGCCCGGCGCCGGCGCTGGCCGACTGGGCGGTGACGACGTTCTCGCCGCGGCGCGGGTCGAACGCGGTCCGGACCGCCTCGGGCGCGCTCCTGGGACTGGGATACGGGGTCGCGGTCCCGTGGTTCCTGACGGCGCGACCGCTCTGGCTGCTGGCGGTCGCGGCGGGCTACGGCGGGGTCGCCGCGGCGCTGCTGGTCCGGTCGCGGACCGAGAGCGGCGGCGAAGAAACCGACCGCGACGGCGAAAACGCGGGCGAGAATCGATCACAGGGCACGTAG
- a CDS encoding TM2 domain-containing protein has translation MSNDERDDRDDADPGDTESGDADDGSDDNWVGDSVDEDAGGTADRDTGGPTASSSASGQKGPDEKYCAECGAVINEKAEICPECGVRQPGMESGNDERIVAALLAILLGSFGAHKFYLGNTKLGIVYLCFFWTGIPGIIGIVEGVIYLTKNDDEFRRQYVDE, from the coding sequence ATGTCGAACGACGAGCGCGACGACCGGGACGACGCCGATCCCGGCGATACCGAGTCCGGCGACGCCGACGACGGGAGCGACGATAACTGGGTTGGCGATAGCGTCGACGAGGACGCCGGCGGGACGGCCGACCGCGATACCGGCGGACCCACCGCCAGTTCGAGCGCGAGCGGACAGAAGGGTCCGGACGAGAAGTACTGCGCCGAGTGCGGTGCGGTCATCAACGAGAAAGCCGAGATCTGTCCGGAATGTGGCGTCCGCCAGCCCGGGATGGAGTCCGGCAACGACGAGCGGATCGTCGCGGCGCTGCTCGCCATCCTGCTCGGGAGCTTCGGCGCCCACAAGTTCTACCTCGGGAACACCAAGCTCGGAATCGTGTACCTCTGTTTCTTCTGGACCGGGATCCCCGGCATCATCGGGATCGTCGAGGGCGTCATCTACCTCACCAAGAACGACGACGAGTTTCGCCGCCAGTACGTGGACGAGTGA
- a CDS encoding alpha/beta fold hydrolase has protein sequence MTVVTNGGVDLYYEARGDPRPPEDADRAADTVVFVEPAGYGAWVWGWQHAALAEGFETVTWDLRGTGRSDAPDGPYEVRTLAGDLEAVLSDHGVADAHVVGAGLGGMVALEYAHRYDRAASLTLFGTAAAGDRVDADALDSLFAPRDDPEALRASLRNAFGADIDAHADVVDEIVGWRREEDADRAGFDAQAAAMAAFDRSDSLYEITTPARVYHGVDDAVVPTEAGRDLAEGLPRGEFTAVEGGHCCFVEESAAVNDALLGDFEDGG, from the coding sequence ATGACAGTCGTCACGAACGGTGGCGTCGACCTGTACTACGAGGCCAGGGGCGACCCGCGGCCGCCCGAGGACGCCGACCGCGCCGCAGACACGGTGGTGTTCGTCGAGCCGGCGGGCTACGGCGCGTGGGTGTGGGGCTGGCAACACGCCGCCCTGGCCGAGGGCTTCGAGACGGTCACCTGGGACCTGCGGGGGACCGGCCGCTCGGACGCGCCCGACGGCCCCTACGAGGTCCGGACGCTCGCGGGCGACCTGGAAGCGGTCCTGTCGGACCACGGCGTCGCCGACGCCCACGTCGTCGGCGCCGGCCTCGGCGGGATGGTCGCGCTGGAGTACGCACACCGCTACGACCGCGCCGCCTCGCTGACGCTGTTCGGGACGGCCGCCGCCGGCGACCGCGTCGACGCCGACGCGCTCGACTCGCTGTTCGCGCCCCGCGACGACCCCGAAGCGCTCCGGGCGTCGCTGCGCAACGCCTTCGGGGCCGACATCGACGCCCACGCCGACGTGGTCGACGAGATCGTCGGCTGGCGCCGCGAGGAGGACGCCGACCGCGCGGGCTTCGACGCTCAGGCCGCCGCGATGGCCGCCTTCGACCGCTCGGACTCGCTGTACGAGATCACGACGCCCGCGCGGGTGTACCACGGCGTGGACGATGCAGTCGTCCCGACCGAGGCCGGTCGAGACCTGGCCGAGGGGCTGCCCCGCGGGGAGTTCACCGCCGTCGAGGGCGGCCATTGCTGTTTCGTCGAGGAGAGCGCCGCGGTCAACGACGCGCTGCTCGGCGACTTCGAGGACGGCGGGTGA
- a CDS encoding nitrite/sulfite reductase, with protein MPHKKEAWKDEMYGDEVREKIEEFAEKGWDAIPEDERDEWFSRFKFWGVFHHRGGQESYFMMRLTNCGGVLEPEQLKAIGEVARDYAEGPVENPEFGNGWIDFTTRQSIQLHWLKLEDVPEIWEKLEAVGVSSRSAGGDTMRNISGCPVAGKAEEYVESRELLDEIQADIRGDDELANMPRKFNISVTGCRQGCAQDSINDIGLEPAHKFIEVSELDSESRQTESDGREEVKGFNVRVGGGLGGREPREARPLDLFVTRDQAKETVRAFVEYYHEAGNRENRSKNRARFFVDEHGTDAIREELDERLDFELERAGTDLRGEYTYNAGKSSERGAHDHVGVYDQKDGSNYVGLSVPVGRMPAEDAIDLADLASAYGSGEVRLSRRQNPLIMDVPDGQLANLLNEDLLDTYRPEPNPFEQGAMACTGTEFCSLALTETKARMARMLRYLAKEVELPDDVDRIKMHYSGCTADCGQAMTADIGLQGMRARKNGEMVEALDVGVGGGIGEEPTFIEWVRQRVPADEVPGMIANLVEAYAALREEGQTFREWVDATGHETIVELAEPEEVEGYEDPCLADGKQSWYPFADGESPAPTDAEGQPLSADD; from the coding sequence ATGCCACACAAGAAGGAAGCCTGGAAGGACGAGATGTACGGGGACGAAGTACGCGAGAAGATCGAGGAGTTCGCCGAGAAGGGGTGGGACGCCATCCCCGAGGACGAACGCGACGAGTGGTTCTCCCGGTTCAAGTTCTGGGGGGTATTCCACCACCGCGGGGGCCAGGAGTCGTATTTCATGATGCGGCTGACCAACTGCGGCGGCGTGCTCGAACCCGAGCAGCTGAAGGCCATCGGCGAGGTCGCTCGCGACTACGCCGAGGGCCCCGTCGAGAACCCCGAGTTCGGCAACGGGTGGATCGACTTCACGACCCGCCAGTCGATCCAGCTCCACTGGCTCAAGCTGGAGGACGTCCCCGAGATCTGGGAGAAGCTCGAAGCGGTCGGCGTCTCCTCGCGCTCAGCGGGCGGGGACACGATGCGCAACATCTCCGGCTGCCCGGTCGCCGGCAAGGCCGAGGAGTACGTCGAGTCCCGGGAACTGCTCGACGAGATCCAGGCCGACATTCGCGGCGACGACGAGCTGGCCAACATGCCCCGGAAGTTCAACATCTCGGTGACGGGCTGTCGCCAGGGCTGCGCCCAGGACTCGATCAACGACATCGGCCTCGAACCGGCGCACAAGTTCATCGAGGTCTCCGAGCTCGACTCGGAGAGTCGGCAGACGGAGTCTGACGGAAGGGAGGAAGTCAAGGGCTTCAACGTCCGCGTCGGCGGCGGCCTCGGCGGCCGCGAACCGCGCGAGGCCCGCCCGCTGGATCTGTTCGTCACGCGCGACCAGGCCAAGGAGACCGTGCGGGCGTTCGTCGAGTACTACCACGAGGCGGGCAACCGCGAGAACCGCTCGAAGAACCGCGCCCGTTTCTTCGTCGACGAGCACGGCACCGACGCCATCCGCGAGGAACTGGACGAGCGGCTCGACTTCGAGCTCGAACGCGCGGGCACGGACCTCCGCGGCGAGTACACCTACAACGCCGGCAAGTCCAGCGAGCGGGGCGCCCACGACCACGTCGGCGTCTACGACCAGAAAGACGGCAGCAACTACGTCGGTCTCTCCGTCCCGGTCGGACGGATGCCCGCCGAGGACGCCATCGACCTCGCCGACCTCGCCTCCGCGTACGGCTCCGGCGAGGTCCGGCTGAGCCGGCGCCAGAACCCGCTGATCATGGACGTGCCGGACGGGCAGCTCGCGAACCTCCTCAACGAGGACCTGCTCGACACCTACCGGCCCGAGCCCAACCCCTTCGAGCAGGGCGCGATGGCCTGCACCGGGACGGAGTTCTGCTCGCTGGCGCTGACGGAGACGAAGGCCCGGATGGCTCGGATGCTGCGGTACCTCGCCAAGGAGGTCGAACTGCCCGACGACGTGGACCGCATCAAGATGCACTACTCCGGCTGCACGGCCGACTGCGGCCAGGCGATGACCGCCGACATCGGCCTGCAGGGCATGCGCGCTCGCAAGAACGGCGAGATGGTCGAGGCGCTGGACGTGGGCGTCGGCGGCGGCATCGGCGAGGAGCCGACGTTCATCGAGTGGGTGCGCCAGCGCGTCCCCGCCGACGAGGTGCCGGGGATGATCGCAAACCTCGTCGAGGCCTACGCCGCGCTGCGCGAGGAGGGCCAGACCTTCCGCGAGTGGGTCGACGCCACCGGTCACGAGACCATCGTCGAACTCGCCGAGCCCGAAGAGGTCGAGGGGTACGAGGACCCCTGTCTCGCCGACGGGAAACAGTCGTGGTACCCCTTCGCCGACGGCGAGAGTCCGGCGCCGACCGACGCCGAGGGCCAGCCGCTCTCGGCGGACGACTAA
- the mobA gene encoding molybdenum cofactor guanylyltransferase: MRSALLLAGVGNAFDPHAEATPLRRVADAVASAVDEVVVTCSADDRAAASEALGDLPHRLAVDPIADEGPVAAVRTGVRVTTGDAVAVVAGDVPTVDTSLLDDCFDACADTAAVPRSDGRLHPLHAVYDADAARVACDHTLAAGSGRLYDVLSRLDPVVVDAEAPDVDAHPLTAGSHADLAPATDRLGT, translated from the coding sequence ATGCGGTCGGCACTGTTGCTGGCCGGCGTCGGGAACGCGTTCGACCCCCACGCCGAAGCGACGCCGCTGCGTCGGGTCGCCGACGCGGTCGCGTCCGCGGTCGACGAGGTCGTGGTGACCTGTTCGGCCGACGACCGCGCCGCCGCGTCCGAGGCGCTCGGTGACCTCCCCCACCGGCTCGCGGTCGACCCGATCGCCGACGAAGGCCCGGTCGCAGCCGTCCGGACCGGCGTCCGGGTCACGACGGGCGACGCGGTCGCCGTCGTCGCCGGCGACGTGCCGACCGTCGACACGTCGCTGCTCGACGACTGCTTCGACGCCTGCGCCGACACCGCCGCGGTGCCCCGCAGCGACGGCCGGCTCCACCCGCTCCACGCCGTCTACGACGCCGACGCGGCCCGCGTCGCCTGCGATCACACGCTCGCGGCCGGCTCCGGCCGGCTCTACGACGTGCTCTCGCGGCTCGACCCCGTCGTCGTCGACGCCGAAGCGCCCGACGTGGACGCCCACCCCCTGACCGCCGGCTCGCACGCGGACCTCGCGCCGGCCACGGACCGACTCGGCACCTGA
- a CDS encoding MFS transporter — protein MGLIRMTKWRTLVLATVGFNFSFLIWFSFAPFTEPMAEEFGLSLAEIGILASAAIWLAPFGRILTGWLSDKFGAPAVFAIVLTYVGVFSIASAFAQSYAVFFVERLIVATAGITFVIGIQHVSEWFEEENLGTAEGIYAGIGNAGAAGGALILPRVFGSNWSGPLFETNWRAAFFYTGCVSILLAVVYYALGEAAKSDEKRQATADNASFKGWFYTATRYGTVVLALAYVMTFGLELSMNGWLATYYREGFSTDNLVLASTFAATFSVAAGLLRPIGGYVSDVLARNERNILPVFTGRYREQWTFVTLCFVILTMFGMTLAGLSGVVLGAVAAGFLVGTACAFAEGSIFAQVPAMFPNSSGAVAGVVGGVGTVGGIVYPLVYSAPFLANLHIGYSIVAVSMIPIVLLAAWVFQPHVAEIATESGFVGASGGSESAAPGDD, from the coding sequence ATGGGACTGATCAGGATGACCAAGTGGCGGACGCTGGTGCTCGCCACGGTCGGGTTCAACTTCTCGTTCCTGATCTGGTTCTCGTTCGCCCCGTTCACGGAGCCGATGGCCGAGGAGTTCGGGCTCTCGCTGGCGGAGATCGGGATCCTGGCGAGCGCGGCCATCTGGCTGGCGCCGTTCGGCCGCATCCTGACGGGCTGGCTCTCCGACAAGTTCGGGGCGCCCGCCGTCTTCGCCATCGTGCTCACGTACGTCGGCGTGTTCTCGATAGCGAGCGCGTTCGCACAGAGCTACGCCGTCTTCTTCGTCGAGCGGCTCATCGTCGCGACGGCGGGGATCACCTTCGTCATCGGGATCCAGCACGTCTCCGAGTGGTTCGAGGAGGAGAACCTCGGGACCGCCGAAGGCATCTACGCCGGCATCGGCAACGCCGGTGCGGCCGGCGGCGCGCTCATCCTCCCGCGCGTGTTCGGCTCGAACTGGAGCGGTCCGCTGTTCGAGACGAACTGGCGCGCTGCCTTCTTTTACACGGGCTGTGTCTCCATCCTGCTGGCGGTCGTCTACTACGCGCTCGGCGAGGCCGCAAAGAGCGACGAGAAACGGCAGGCCACCGCCGACAACGCGAGCTTCAAGGGCTGGTTCTACACCGCCACCCGCTACGGGACGGTCGTCCTCGCGCTCGCCTACGTGATGACCTTCGGGCTCGAGCTGTCGATGAACGGTTGGCTCGCGACCTACTACCGGGAGGGGTTCTCGACGGACAACCTCGTGCTCGCGTCGACGTTCGCGGCGACGTTCTCTGTCGCGGCGGGCCTGCTGCGACCCATCGGCGGCTACGTCAGCGACGTGCTCGCCCGCAACGAGCGGAACATCCTCCCAGTCTTCACTGGACGCTACCGCGAGCAGTGGACGTTCGTGACGCTGTGTTTCGTCATTCTGACGATGTTCGGGATGACGCTGGCGGGCCTCTCGGGCGTCGTGCTCGGCGCCGTCGCCGCCGGCTTCCTGGTCGGAACGGCCTGCGCCTTCGCGGAGGGCTCCATCTTCGCGCAGGTGCCGGCGATGTTCCCCAACAGCTCCGGCGCGGTCGCGGGCGTCGTCGGCGGCGTCGGGACGGTCGGCGGGATCGTCTACCCGCTCGTCTACTCCGCGCCGTTCCTGGCGAACCTGCACATCGGCTACTCCATCGTCGCCGTCTCGATGATCCCGATCGTCCTGCTGGCGGCGTGGGTGTTCCAGCCCCACGTCGCCGAGATCGCGACCGAGAGCGGCTTCGTCGGCGCGAGCGGTGGTTCGGAGTCGGCCGCCCCGGGGGACGACTGA
- the nasA gene encoding assimilatory nitrate reductase NasA, with amino-acid sequence MSDWVPTTCMRCAVGCGHLQRGADIGNGIDVVRGDAAHPVNQGLACQRGVRETADPGGEWLTRPMVRRDGELVSTTWDVALSEALSAFQGIEDYPDGEVAVLGSGQQTNEAAYALGKLARGGFGTRYYDANTTLCMASAVTAYYQAFGSDAPPCSYDDIPEAEAHVVWGANPAAAHPVMFRWIRQAASEDGVELIAVDPVETETAGHADAHVAPEPGQDLALARAVLARVVETDRVDAEFVAEATEGFDDLRETLPDSETAAERAGVQMADVDRLADAFARDALCYWGMGVNQHVQGTDVSRALIDLCLATGNLRPGSGPFSLTGQANSMGTRVCSCKGSWPGQRPFQDPDERAFVAEEWGVPVDRLPDDAGPGPVGTFDAFDDEVGVAYTVATNPVAGMPDASAAKAALEDTFLVAQDAFRTETTDLADVVLPAATWGESEGTAMNMERTVSRVRAATEPPSGVWTDLRIVSTIGARLFPELFDDPNPDPERLFDEFAGMTAGSIADMSGITYDRLEDRKALRWPAPDAQTDAGYRYYDGDDGNRGYVPSEGDNGVAPEPDTGEESWSFPTPSGKAGFSTARQEGLPEPVDDDYPLTLTTARESEQYNTGVRSRDVDDLDPVVARINPETVAASDAVDEGAVVVETRRDAVPATVDPDPAVPERLVWLPIHHPATNRLTVDALDPQSKEPNFKQCAVRLVAPADRATAAATSTARADD; translated from the coding sequence ATGAGTGACTGGGTGCCGACGACCTGCATGCGGTGTGCGGTCGGCTGTGGGCACCTCCAGCGGGGGGCCGACATCGGGAACGGGATCGACGTGGTGCGCGGCGACGCGGCCCATCCGGTCAACCAGGGGCTGGCCTGCCAGCGCGGCGTGCGCGAGACGGCCGACCCCGGCGGGGAGTGGCTGACGCGACCGATGGTGCGCCGGGACGGCGAGCTGGTCTCGACGACGTGGGACGTGGCGCTGTCGGAGGCGCTGAGCGCCTTCCAGGGGATCGAAGACTACCCCGACGGCGAAGTAGCGGTGTTGGGCAGCGGCCAGCAGACCAACGAGGCGGCCTACGCGCTGGGTAAGCTGGCCCGCGGTGGCTTCGGGACCCGGTACTACGACGCCAACACGACGCTGTGCATGGCCAGCGCCGTCACCGCCTACTACCAGGCGTTCGGGAGCGACGCGCCGCCCTGCAGCTACGACGACATCCCCGAGGCCGAGGCTCACGTCGTCTGGGGAGCCAACCCGGCGGCGGCCCATCCCGTCATGTTCCGGTGGATCCGCCAGGCGGCCAGCGAGGACGGGGTGGAACTGATCGCCGTCGACCCCGTCGAGACCGAGACGGCTGGCCACGCCGACGCCCACGTCGCGCCCGAGCCCGGACAGGACCTGGCGTTGGCGCGGGCGGTGCTCGCCCGAGTCGTCGAGACCGACCGCGTCGACGCAGAGTTCGTCGCCGAGGCGACCGAGGGGTTCGACGACCTCCGGGAGACGCTGCCCGACAGCGAGACCGCCGCCGAGCGGGCCGGCGTCCAGATGGCCGACGTGGACCGCCTCGCGGACGCCTTCGCGCGGGACGCGCTGTGTTACTGGGGGATGGGCGTCAACCAGCACGTCCAGGGGACCGACGTCTCCCGGGCGCTGATCGACCTCTGCCTCGCGACGGGCAACCTCCGGCCGGGGAGCGGCCCGTTCTCGCTGACGGGCCAGGCCAACTCGATGGGGACCCGGGTGTGCTCGTGCAAGGGGAGCTGGCCGGGCCAGCGACCGTTCCAGGACCCCGACGAGCGCGCGTTCGTCGCCGAGGAGTGGGGCGTGCCCGTCGACCGGCTCCCGGACGACGCGGGCCCCGGGCCCGTCGGCACGTTCGACGCGTTCGACGACGAGGTCGGGGTCGCCTACACCGTCGCGACCAACCCGGTCGCGGGGATGCCCGACGCGAGCGCGGCCAAGGCGGCGCTCGAGGATACGTTCCTCGTCGCCCAGGACGCCTTCCGGACCGAGACGACCGACCTCGCCGACGTGGTCCTGCCAGCGGCGACCTGGGGCGAATCCGAGGGGACGGCGATGAACATGGAGCGGACCGTCTCGCGCGTGCGAGCGGCGACGGAACCGCCCAGCGGCGTCTGGACCGACCTGCGGATCGTCTCGACGATCGGCGCGCGGCTGTTCCCCGAGCTGTTCGACGACCCGAATCCCGACCCGGAGCGGCTGTTCGACGAGTTCGCCGGGATGACCGCCGGCAGTATCGCAGACATGTCAGGTATCACCTACGACCGCCTCGAGGACCGCAAGGCGCTGCGCTGGCCCGCGCCGGACGCCCAGACGGACGCCGGCTATCGCTACTACGACGGCGACGACGGCAACCGCGGCTACGTCCCGAGCGAGGGCGACAACGGGGTCGCGCCAGAACCGGACACGGGCGAGGAATCGTGGTCGTTCCCGACGCCCAGCGGGAAGGCGGGGTTCTCGACGGCCCGTCAGGAAGGGCTACCCGAACCGGTCGACGACGACTACCCGCTGACGCTGACGACCGCCCGCGAGTCCGAGCAGTACAACACGGGCGTCCGCTCGCGGGACGTGGACGACCTCGATCCGGTGGTCGCGCGAATCAACCCCGAGACCGTCGCCGCTAGCGACGCCGTCGACGAGGGCGCGGTCGTCGTCGAGACACGCCGTGACGCCGTCCCCGCGACGGTCGACCCGGACCCAGCCGTGCCGGAGAGGCTGGTCTGGCTCCCGATCCACCACCCGGCGACCAACCGCCTCACCGTCGACGCGCTTGACCCACAGTCGAAGGAACCGAACTTCAAACAGTGCGCCGTCCGACTCGTCGCACCCGCCGACCGGGCGACCGCCGCGGCCACGTCGACCGCGCGCGCCGACGACTGA
- a CDS encoding AAA family ATPase — MNGTRGGEIYAVVGGVGGAGATRLSVEFAATLARAGRDVAVVDAAFSTQGLAAFVPERIEPDVTRVLTDDRPLAAAETRLGLDVPGSVTVAPARTPFERLARAKTSECARRLAERLSAATERYDAVFVDVPPVGANQSVAAVTAADAVALVVPDAERGSDAVPRLCDRLADVDAAVDTVVANRVDGDPTVEAADAVVPVGETESLSDAPAAVEPTAFAVAVASTVETLTGADLDLPEPESSSMRDYLPG, encoded by the coding sequence ATGAACGGAACGCGGGGCGGTGAGATCTACGCGGTGGTCGGGGGCGTCGGCGGCGCAGGCGCGACGCGGCTGTCCGTCGAGTTCGCGGCGACGCTGGCGCGGGCCGGCCGCGACGTGGCGGTCGTCGACGCGGCGTTTTCGACCCAGGGGCTGGCAGCGTTCGTGCCCGAGCGGATCGAGCCGGACGTGACGCGCGTGCTGACCGACGACCGGCCGCTGGCGGCGGCAGAGACGCGACTCGGGCTCGACGTCCCGGGGTCGGTGACCGTGGCGCCGGCGCGGACGCCCTTCGAGCGCCTGGCGCGCGCGAAGACCAGCGAGTGCGCTCGCAGGCTCGCCGAGCGGCTGTCGGCGGCGACCGAGCGCTACGACGCCGTCTTCGTGGACGTGCCGCCCGTGGGGGCCAACCAGTCGGTCGCGGCCGTGACCGCCGCCGACGCCGTGGCGCTCGTCGTCCCCGACGCCGAGCGCGGGAGCGACGCCGTCCCGCGGCTGTGCGACCGACTGGCCGACGTGGACGCCGCGGTCGACACCGTGGTCGCGAACCGTGTCGACGGCGACCCGACCGTCGAAGCGGCCGACGCGGTCGTTCCGGTGGGCGAGACGGAGTCGCTCTCGGACGCACCGGCCGCCGTCGAACCGACCGCGTTCGCCGTCGCCGTCGCCTCCACGGTGGAGACGCTTACCGGTGCCGACCTCGACCTGCCCGAACCCGAGTCCTCGTCGATGAGGGACTACCTGCCAGGGTAG
- a CDS encoding HIT family protein: protein MSDDCIFCSIVAGEIPSRTVYEDDDVLAFLDANPLASGHTLVIPKAHHEHVQDMPNDLAADVFAAMQRLVDPIESAVDADGSTVAFNNGEVAGQEVPHTHGHVVPRFEDDGGRPIHSVFGERPDLDDDELDDIAASISGSAE, encoded by the coding sequence ATGAGCGACGACTGCATCTTCTGCTCGATCGTGGCCGGGGAGATCCCGAGTCGAACCGTCTACGAGGACGACGACGTGCTGGCCTTTCTCGACGCGAACCCGCTGGCGTCGGGGCACACGCTGGTCATCCCGAAAGCGCACCACGAACACGTCCAGGACATGCCGAACGACCTCGCGGCGGACGTGTTCGCCGCGATGCAGCGACTCGTCGACCCGATCGAGTCGGCCGTCGACGCCGACGGGTCGACCGTCGCGTTCAACAACGGCGAGGTCGCAGGCCAGGAAGTGCCCCACACCCACGGCCACGTCGTCCCACGGTTCGAGGACGACGGCGGACGGCCGATCCACTCGGTCTTCGGCGAGCGGCCGGATCTCGACGACGACGAACTCGACGACATCGCCGCGTCGATCTCCGGGAGCGCCGAGTAG